In the Elizabethkingia bruuniana genome, TTCTCCACAATCGTTTAAACTAAGCAATGGTCTTACTGTTCTTATAGTAGAGAATCATAAGCTTCCAAAGGTAAATGTTACCCTTAGGATGGACAGACCTCCTGTATACGAGGGAAAAGTAGCCGGAGTTAATAGCATTATGGCAAGTCAGCTAGGTAATGGCACAACAACAATGTCTAAAGACGACTTTAACAAACGAGTTGATTTCCTTGGGGCTACAGTAAATTTTGGTTCTGGGAGTGCTTTTGCCAATTCTTTATCTAAATATTTTCCTGAAGTTTTGGGCCTAATGGCAGATGCTGCAATTAATCCTAAATTCTCAGAAGAAGAAATTCAGAAATCAAAAGAAAGATCTCTTGAGAGTCTGAAAAATAACGAAAAAAATGCCCAGTTTCTTTCTTCCAAAGTTTCCAATGCAATCACATATGGAAAAAACACTGCAAGAGGAGAATTTGATACCGAAGAAACTATAAAAGCTATACAACTAAAAGATGTTCAGGATGCTTACAATAAATATTTTGCTCCAAACAATGCTTATCTGGTTGTAGTTGGAGATATTAAATTTGGTGAAGCTAAGAAACTTATTGAAAAGAGTTTTGGAACCTGGAAGAAATCTAGTTTTACAATACCAAATGTAGATCCGGCAAGTAACGTCGCAAAAACAGAAGTTGATGTCATTAATGTTCCAAGTGCTGTACAATCTGTTGTTTCAGTAGAGAACATTACAACATTAAAAATGAAGGATCCACAATATTTTGCAGCTACACTCGCCAATTATATTCTTGGCGGTGGTGGAGAAGCTCGTCTTTTCATGAATCTTCGGGAAAAAAACGGATTTACTTATGGAGCATATTCGTCATTCAATACTTCTAAATATTCTCCTTCTTTTTCAGCTGGTGCAAGTGTAAGGAATGATGTAACGGATAAAGCAGTAAAGGAATTCATTAATGAGTTGAATAGTATTACAACTATTAAAGCGGAAGAATTGGCCAATGCAAAGGCAAAGTTAAAGGGAGATTTTATTCGTTCTATGGAAAGGCCTGAGACAATTGCTAATTTTGCAGTCAACTCAGCTAT is a window encoding:
- a CDS encoding M16 family metallopeptidase, translating into MKRHITYIAASFLISGMMTAQNIDLNAMPKPGPTPSINITSPQSFKLSNGLTVLIVENHKLPKVNVTLRMDRPPVYEGKVAGVNSIMASQLGNGTTTMSKDDFNKRVDFLGATVNFGSGSAFANSLSKYFPEVLGLMADAAINPKFSEEEIQKSKERSLESLKNNEKNAQFLSSKVSNAITYGKNTARGEFDTEETIKAIQLKDVQDAYNKYFAPNNAYLVVVGDIKFGEAKKLIEKSFGTWKKSSFTIPNVDPASNVAKTEVDVINVPSAVQSVVSVENITTLKMKDPQYFAATLANYILGGGGEARLFMNLREKNGFTYGAYSSFNTSKYSPSFSAGASVRNDVTDKAVKEFINELNSITTIKAEELANAKAKLKGDFIRSMERPETIANFAVNSAIQNLPKDFYTNYLKSIDNVTISDAQNAAKANILPNQSRIFIAGKAADISEGLEKLGYPVNYYDKDANKTEKPAAKKVDTNVSVASIADKYINAVGGKAAISKLTSISSEGSATMQGMELIIKSQKALGGKLLQEVSAMGNTVQKMAFDGKDGYMMMMGNKTPLPEDIKTALLKNPSLFEELDFAKKPELKVSGIEKIGGEDSYVIKDGNNIYYYSVNSGLKTGETKTQKMNGQEMTIPTVYSNYKDVNGVKLPHTLSQSMMGQDLVTNIKSYTFNTAKDTDFK